Proteins from a genomic interval of Streptococcus sp. D7B5:
- a CDS encoding bifunctional lysozyme/C40 family peptidase produces the protein MKLKTLVIGGSGLFLMVFSLLLFVAILFSDEQDSGISNIHYGGVNVSAEVLAHKPMVEKYAKEYGVEEYVNILLAIIQVESGGTAEDVMQSSESLGLPPNSLSTEESIKQGVKYFSELLASSERLSVDLESVIQSYNYGGGFLGYVANRGNKYTFELAQSFSKEYSGGEKVSYPNPIAIPINGGWRYNYGNMFYVQLVTQYLVTTEFDDDTVQAIMDEALKYEGWRYVYGGASPTTSFDCSGLTQWTYGKAGINLPRTAQQQYDVTQHIPLSEAQAGDLVFFHSTYNAGSYITHVGIYLGNNRMFHAGDPIGYADLTSPYWQQHLVGAGRIKQ, from the coding sequence ATGAAGTTGAAAACTTTAGTGATTGGTGGTTCTGGATTATTCTTGATGGTCTTCTCACTGCTTCTGTTTGTTGCCATTTTATTTTCAGATGAACAGGACAGCGGAATTTCCAATATTCATTATGGAGGTGTGAATGTTTCCGCAGAAGTGCTGGCTCATAAGCCTATGGTAGAAAAATATGCCAAAGAATATGGCGTTGAAGAATATGTCAACATACTTCTTGCGATTATACAGGTGGAATCGGGCGGTACTGCGGAAGATGTTATGCAGTCCTCGGAATCCCTCGGTCTTCCACCTAATTCATTGAGTACAGAAGAATCCATTAAGCAAGGTGTGAAGTATTTCAGTGAATTATTAGCCAGTAGCGAAAGGCTCAGTGTAGATTTAGAATCGGTTATCCAGTCCTACAATTATGGTGGTGGTTTCTTAGGGTATGTGGCTAATCGTGGAAATAAATATACCTTTGAACTGGCTCAAAGTTTCTCAAAAGAGTATTCAGGTGGCGAAAAAGTGTCTTACCCCAATCCCATAGCCATACCTATCAATGGGGGCTGGCGATACAACTATGGCAATATGTTTTATGTGCAACTGGTAACGCAGTATCTTGTCACAACAGAGTTTGATGATGATACGGTACAAGCCATCATGGACGAAGCACTGAAATATGAGGGCTGGCGATACGTTTACGGTGGAGCTTCCCCGACTACTTCTTTTGATTGTAGCGGACTGACACAATGGACGTATGGAAAAGCTGGAATTAACTTACCACGAACCGCACAACAGCAATATGATGTGACCCAGCATATCCCACTATCGGAAGCACAAGCTGGCGATTTGGTTTTCTTTCATTCTACCTATAACGCTGGCTCTTATATTACTCATGTTGGGATATACCTTGGCAATAACCGTATGTTTCATGCAGGCGACCCAATCGGTTATGCCGACTTAACAAGCCCCTACTGGCAACAGCATTTAGTGGGAGCAGGACGAATCAAACAATGA
- a CDS encoding YtxH domain-containing protein, translating into MKPSIVNRIKSNWTLKRLGKVAMTVAFTLVIAIFLLAMLGTVVQAAGLVDDTVNVANEYSRYPLENYQLDFYVDNSWGWLPWNWSDGIGKQVMYGLYAITNFIWTISLYVSNATGYLVQEAYSLDFISATADSIGKNMQTLAGVSANGFSTEGFYVGFLLLLILVLGVYVAYTGLIKRETTKAIHAIMNFVLVFILSASFIAYAPDYIKKINDFSSDISNASLSLGTKIVMPHSDSQGKDSVDLIRDSLFSIQVQQPWLLLQYNSSDIESIGIDRVESLLSTSPDSNNGEDREKIVAEEIEDRSNTNLTFTKTINRLGTVFFLFVFNIGISIFVFLLTGIMIFSQVLFIIYAMFLPVSFILSMIPSFDGMSKRAITKLFNTILTRAGITLIITTAFSISTMLYTLSAGYPFFLIAFLQIVTFAGIYFKLGDLMSMFSLQSNDSQSVGSRVMRKPRMLMHAHMHRLQRKLGRSMTTLGAGSAIVTGKKGQSGSGSSARTQADHSRPDGKEKSTLGKRIGQTIGTVADTKDRMVDTASGLKEQVKDLPTNARYAVYQGKSKVKENVRDLTSSISQTKADRASGRKEQQEQRRKTIAKRRSEMEQVKQKKQPASSVHERPTTRQEQYHDEQTSKQSNIQTSYKESQQAKQERPAVKSDFSSPKVERQGNTVQEKTVQKPATSTTTADRTSQRPITKERPSTVQRVPLQNTRSRPPIKTATIKKVGKKP; encoded by the coding sequence GTGAAACCATCAATAGTAAACAGAATAAAATCAAACTGGACGCTGAAACGTCTAGGTAAAGTGGCAATGACAGTGGCTTTCACACTTGTGATTGCCATTTTTCTTTTAGCCATGCTGGGAACGGTGGTTCAAGCTGCGGGCTTGGTAGATGATACGGTCAATGTGGCAAATGAATACAGCCGATACCCACTTGAAAACTATCAACTGGATTTTTATGTGGATAATAGCTGGGGCTGGCTTCCGTGGAACTGGTCGGACGGGATTGGAAAACAGGTCATGTATGGACTATATGCCATTACCAATTTTATTTGGACAATCAGTTTGTATGTTTCCAATGCGACAGGTTACTTAGTACAGGAAGCCTATTCCTTAGACTTCATTTCCGCTACAGCAGATTCCATTGGTAAGAATATGCAGACCTTAGCTGGTGTGAGTGCAAACGGATTTTCAACAGAGGGTTTCTATGTTGGATTCCTCTTACTCTTGATTTTGGTTCTTGGGGTTTATGTTGCCTATACGGGACTGATAAAGAGAGAAACCACAAAGGCAATTCATGCCATTATGAATTTTGTGCTGGTGTTTATCCTATCGGCTTCCTTTATTGCCTACGCTCCCGACTACATTAAAAAAATCAATGACTTTTCATCAGACATCAGTAATGCCAGTTTATCACTTGGCACGAAGATTGTCATGCCCCATTCCGATAGTCAAGGCAAGGACAGCGTGGACTTAATCAGAGATAGCCTGTTTTCCATACAGGTTCAGCAACCGTGGCTACTGCTTCAATACAACAGTTCAGACATTGAAAGTATCGGTATTGACCGTGTGGAAAGCCTGCTCTCCACCAGCCCAGATTCCAACAATGGCGAAGACAGAGAAAAAATTGTTGCGGAAGAAATTGAAGACAGAAGCAATACCAATCTAACCTTTACAAAGACCATTAACCGTTTAGGTACAGTCTTCTTCCTATTTGTCTTCAATATTGGGATTTCCATATTTGTATTCCTATTAACAGGAATCATGATTTTCTCGCAGGTACTTTTTATCATCTATGCTATGTTTCTGCCTGTGAGCTTTATTTTAAGCATGATTCCATCATTTGATGGTATGTCAAAACGAGCCATAACAAAGCTCTTTAATACCATTTTGACACGAGCTGGAATCACATTGATTATTACGACAGCATTTAGTATTTCAACCATGCTCTATACCTTATCGGCTGGTTATCCGTTCTTTTTGATTGCTTTTCTACAGATTGTGACCTTTGCAGGAATCTACTTCAAGCTGGGCGATTTAATGAGTATGTTTTCTCTACAGAGTAACGATTCTCAAAGTGTGGGAAGTCGTGTGATGAGAAAACCTCGTATGCTTATGCACGCTCACATGCACCGTCTACAGCGGAAACTTGGACGTTCCATGACTACTCTAGGGGCTGGGTCTGCCATTGTTACAGGTAAAAAAGGACAGTCGGGTTCGGGGAGTTCTGCAAGGACACAAGCAGATCACTCCCGACCAGACGGAAAGGAAAAATCAACACTTGGAAAACGTATCGGTCAAACCATCGGTACAGTAGCTGATACCAAAGACAGAATGGTAGACACTGCTAGTGGTTTGAAAGAACAGGTTAAAGATTTGCCGACCAATGCAAGATATGCAGTATATCAAGGAAAATCCAAAGTAAAAGAGAATGTCCGTGATTTAACCAGTAGTATTTCTCAAACCAAAGCGGACAGAGCCAGTGGACGCAAGGAACAGCAGGAACAAAGGCGAAAAACCATTGCGAAGCGTCGCTCTGAAATGGAACAGGTCAAACAGAAAAAACAGCCTGCTTCTTCTGTTCATGAAAGACCGACTACAAGACAAGAACAATATCATGATGAACAGACCTCAAAACAGTCTAATATTCAGACTTCATATAAGGAATCTCAACAAGCCAAACAAGAGCGTCCAGCAGTTAAGTCCGATTTTTCAAGTCCAAAAGTGGAACGCCAAGGCAATACCGTTCAAGAAAAAACCGTTCAAAAGCCAGCAACTTCAACCACTACAGCAGATAGAACTTCACAACGTCCAATCACAAAAGAACGTCCGTCTACTGTTCAAAGAGTACCACTACAAAATACAAGAAGTAGACCACCAATCAAAACCGCCACCATTAAGAAAGTCGGTAAGAAACCATGA